GGTCATACCTCCGCTGCTGAAAATGTAGTTCCTTAAACGTCGCATCACGTGGTTCCGGTGCGATCGATGAATACGAAGCGTCTTCGAAACAAACACACGCGCTTCTTGCGTTTTCCAAACTGCATGTTTAATATCTCGAATGTAATTAGCTGCTTTATTTAATGTTTTTGTTTAATGTATTTGATGTTTTAACTAACCAGTCGAATAATTAAATTATGTACGTGAAAGTATGCGCGTACTCTCCGTGTACTTCTTTGCGGGAACGACAATAAGCAAACATACGTCGTCTTTCAAGCACGCGGTTTTTCGCGCTCGTTTTTCATGCACGTGTACGACAAGCACGAAAGATCATTTGTTTTCCACAATTTTTCGGAGACAGAAACGGAGTTCAGAAACGATGCGGACTgtcaaaaaaatttttttttttttaatgtggaGTAAACGACGGTAACACAGCCTAAAGTTTTAGATGCTAGTAGTGCGCTGCGTCCTTCTTCTTGGTGATACCTGTTCATTGTTCCCCTTTCGCGATTTTCCACCATGAATTATTGCAAACTCGTTAGCTTTCCCTACTACATAGTAAAGGCATTATTGGTTAAAAAACCTATAACGTTGCTATTCAACAGTTGGAAGCACAAATGGACGACGTATTAAGATCGTGCGATAAACTGGCTGGTTGGCAATGTGTTCTGgagtgttgtttgtttgtttagggAGGAAGACCGTGCTGCACACATCTGGCTGTTGACACCTCGCTTGGCTCGAGATTTCTTCCTCTAACCGCGATTATGACGAAAACAATAGCGCTTGAATTTGAAAAACGTGCACAACGCCTATTTTCAGACGTAAATGCTATTTAACATTCAAGTCCACACAGATGCGGGCGGGCccaccttacgtgtaaaccCGCTCTTCCAATTATTCAGATCAACTTTACCCTCAAAGTGGAGTACAATTTTTATTATGAATAGACCTCGGGACACGGATTCAGTGGAGAGTACATATGACGTAACGAACATCCTTCCTAGTAAATATGAGACTGATCTTTGTGACTGATTTCGCACCGTCCGAGCCTCACATGATTCTGTGACTAAGTTCGTAAGATAAGATTCTTAGCTGACGAAATTTCATCGTGCATTCCACGTGCTCGACAACAACATATTCCGCAAGAGCTCCGAGTTGACACAGCACGTGTTATCTTTGATCCattgttcccaagcagcacaattaacgtactgaaagtcgagtgcaataggggtggccggtgtgtgttttatcagtgttctttagtttcacaagtctgttcaaggccttcgacccgtccacccctattgcactcaactttcagtacattgtgctgcttgcgtTCCAAGCCCTTCGTCACACTGCGTAGTCTTATGCatctgccaaaaaaaaaaatcacttatTCGACGTAACATGGAAAAGCGATCGAGATGCCGTATACATGCACGCATTTGCTCCTTCCGCTCTCGAAGTGTGCTACACAACAGCGCAGGGCAAATGCCGACTGATTTCTTCGCTTACCGCTTCGAACATGCTTGACACTCTAGTGACAACTTCTGTGATACTGTGTTCGCGCGgtatctgacattgtgcagtAAGTGTATCTCGGTGCCTAACgttcctttcccccgttttcctttatcctgctacacccactctacccctttcctgtttttgtttgtttgttctcttttttctagctctttttttttttcacccacaaacgcgttttagagtagccagttctgactgggtcgggactaacctctccatatttttctttttccaatccaatccaattcaatccaatcTTCGCTCGCAGCGGAAGATTCGCGCTTGACTTTATTGCGCCGCGTAGTGGGCCATCCTCCAGTCTTCAGTtggagattttttttctttattccgtgttagcgccgcgaagcaactgtggctatggacagatggagagaggacagcaggaaggagtggggggacaggggattAGCATgtgtccggggccgacttcagggggaactgtgccgacattcgtctggaaagtctgcgggaaaacccagggaaaacctcacacagcacagcgggtggtaggattcgaacccactacctcccagtcttcagcacgaccttggctaccatcaGCGAGcggggacgccttaacccgtccggccatgccgctggtaacgCATGCATTGTTGGTTGGTGGTGacgcttgtggaagaaagatccaacgggaaaaaagatccatcgggaaagaacatccaacggggtcacgtgacagatggaaaaaagatccagagggaaaaaagatccaaacgagaaagaagatccatgcgGAAGAAAaatccatagggaaagaagatccacgcGGCAAAAAGGTCAATAGGGAAAGGGAATCCAAGTGAGGAAGCGCGTGAATGTGTATATCGGATCGAAAAGAATGCTTAATCAGCGGCCCATCGTATCCTGCTGCCAGTTTGTATTACGTTTAACCCGATATTTCCACGAAGACCGCAGGATCAGGGAACCGTGACCACAGAACTTGTGGGAATCCGCCCGTCGAATCCCAGTCGGTTGCATTTGTCCCCAGCTTCCAGCATGCCGTGGATATGTACTACATTACTTCTTAGGACTGGTACAAGCATGTACGCAATGAGCCATGTCGCAATGCGAACTGCAACTGTACAACACAAAGAAGTTTCAACGTGTTCACGTGACAGAGGGAATAAAGATCCATACGGAAGAAACATTCATAAGGAAAGACGATCCaagcgagaaagaagatccatgcgGCAAAAAGATCCATAGAGAAAGAAGATCCGCTAGTGGGTCTTCTTTCTCTATTGATCTTTTTTCCCTTTGGATCTTTTTCCtgaaatcctttttttttttctttatcacatcaccaccagatttcagaaagaagaaaaaaaaagaaaaaaaagggggaggggatgtgagttacgacgaagtcgaactggctaccccctCATCTTCAACAGTTGCCcgttgcgtcgatcccgtcgtatgattgtgtgtatgagtgagaaaaatgtaagagtgaaagggggatgagtgagagaagAGTGGTTGATGTGTCGTTTCAGATGACGCGCcattggaagtcgctggggaggtgtgttagcttagctcaattggtagagccctggaccggtaatccagaagatgtgggttcgagaccTACAGCCtacctaaccttttcagtgatttccatctttcatcgtgaatttcttaggcaatttgaggctttgtacgtatataggtatttgtcctttctatgattgttccagcctcagaacatcagttctctcaagaTCGTACTGTTGTTTATTTATCATCTTTTCTCTCTGGTCTCTATCTCTCTACAActtccacaaaaagaaaaaaaaatattcacgtGAACACACATGACACTAGCCAGGTGAGATACGTGTCACGCACCGCGCAAACCCTCGTCTGCACCTGCATTTTGACGACTGCATCGTGCGTGAAGGACGGATTAAAATCAAGAACACGCTTAGGGACGacgaggctttgtatgtatttgtcccttctatgttgttccagcctcagaacaccagttctCTCACGCTTAGGGACGTTAGGGGaaggctagagtcactaaatagcttCGTGAGTCTACTTCTAGAGTCACTTCTAGAGTCTTCTAGAGCCGCTAAAtagctatttagtgactctaggaaaGGCCACTTCTTCAAACTTTGGAGTTCTAAGAGGTCTGCGCAAAACGTGGAGAAGGTAGAAGCATTAGCGTGCAAGGTAATGCCCAAAGAAGAACGCAATCATCCACGTACTGTAGGGGACActgttgtctaaaatcagcactccgtggttttTCTCATTTCAAATCTCCAGGTattgcaagactatttctttcgagtaataaacaggtgcagcacatggtccaccttcaactacaatattggcacaacactttcaagcgcaacagaggtaatatatgggacggcgaagtatatactgacaggcgattttagctaaccgtgtccccaacagtacaacGTTGTACTTTGGTTCATACATGAGTCTCGATGCATACGGTTTTACGAGTTATTTTGCGAGCCTTTACGTAGTACTTTTACAAGAACGGTTTCAGCGTACGTGCGTGCTCGCGTCGTACCAGCAGCGCACAAAACCAAAACAACGGAGAACACCCGAATGCGATACACTGCCTTTTCTGAAAATTTATTTACATAAATTTTAGATTTATTTAGAACCAGTTTTCTGTCACACCAACGCATTCCTTCACTCCTTCTACCCGCGCCCCATCAAACTTTGGAATTCATTGTCCGAAGGAATCCATGATCATTCATCCTTCAAATCGGCAGTAGCGCACATAATCAtcttattttgtattttcaaTTTGGACGCTTGTCTACACTGTCTCTATGGCCTCCCAGCCACAGTGATTATTCAGTGATTGTTATATTTGTTGTGATTGTTGTAATAATTTTCCTTTGTATTTTCTTCACCCATGTAATGCCTTCTGGTCTTCGGGTTTCtaacaataaataaacaaattggAAATGATCATGGATTCCGCATACGTCGTCGCCATCATTCGGTTATTGTGAACGCTACGTCGCTTTATGTAACATCCAGAGAATCCTGGCGACTCAATAGCCATCAGCCACAACTATTCGGGGATACCCTCAAAGTGCAGTGGGGAAAACGATAGATTTTATCTATTCCTGTattaaatataaaaaaaatcacaattTTTGCAACCGCTACGCGATAGTCGCAATACAAATGTTCATACTGACAGATGTCATTAGGGATTGAGAGATCCAACTGCAGCTCCATCCGACTGATATTTCCCATTCGTCCATCATGCATGTCAACAAATAAACAATGCACCAATCCACACGTAGAGGTATTCTACGTTCGGCGGGATTTTGTCAGTCGAACCAAGCTGCATTAAAGAGGCGGTGAAACTTCCGCTGCAGAAACATATTTTGGGAGCGAGTTCTATGaaaactttacatgggggaggaggatttctccttcccaaatgcactacgtACTAGATCGGGGTGGAGGGTTGAACCGTCGAACCTCCCTTTGCTTGAGCACTTACAGAGAGGTTATCAACTGGCATGAACCAGGGCTTAGCGCCCAGTGCGAATGAAAACCAACTGAATGTTTCTAGCAGTCGTGTATTTTTGTGTGGAAAAGGCCTAAAGCACCCGCCTAACCTTCAACTTCCAACAAGGCATGCTCTGCGGTgtgtttctcttcttctttttgcctAAAAAGAACGCCCGTGATTAAAATTTTTTAAAAGCCTGTGACAACCACCACGTTGAAagttgaaagtcactgaaaaggttagccagctgtaggactcgaacccacatcttctggattgctgatctagggctctaccaagctaagctaacacgccttctcagcgacttccagggtgcgtcatctgaagggacaaaccagccactctctctcactcactgaggctttgtatgtatttgtcccttctatgtttgttccagccttagaacatcagttctttcatgttaacCAGCACGTGACATGACGCTCGTGGGTTTCCTTTTTGAGAAGAAAGCCCGCGGGCGTGATGTCACGTGGCATATATTTGTTGTTCCCGGGCTCTGTTTTTCAAGGGCCCCTTAAAGGGTAGAAAAATCTCTCCTCGCAAAGTGAAAGACATCGCTACAGCTTGAcaacaatacaaaaggaacgaggtTCCTCGGATTCGGTCGCGTTGTGCGTGACGCGATGGACACCTCCGATATGCGCTTTCCCCCTGATCTCGTTCTCATGAGGCGCGGCAATCCGAGACGccctcccattggtctccgcgGAAGATATCCCGCGGTGATTGGTCACCCTATCCGCCCCCCCACTGAGAAGAAGAGGGAAGGCGTACACTGCGACTTCTTTCACTTTCCAATTCCGAACGACGCAACAAATGaatccctcctttttttttttttttttggctaccAAGGTAGCGGCATCTACCATTAGTGCATTAAGCACACACCATTTCACTAAAAGAAAAGGAATAAAAAAGCTGTCCAACCTCGGTCAATCATCAACCAATTATTCAAAAATTAGCTAATTAGTGTTATATAATTCATTCATTAGGCACAATGAAAAATAACAGTTACCACTTGAGTCAAACTCCCTTGAACAAAACCTTCGGCACAAAGATCTGATGTCGCCTACTGGCTCACCCTGACCTTTCTCGCGGCTGCCCAATTGGCGGGGACACCTGCCATGTGTGCCATACCTAGAGAGGTTGTACTGTCCAGTATAAGTTGATGGCAGCATATGTCACAagccagacctgtaaaaattacttttccaaagtaattgaattaTGATTGCaattacatgttcacaaaaaattaaattacagttacaattactcattttctattgtaattcaattacgcTTAcaattactaaaaaaagtaattgcattacactgaattacattcacaaagCTGACTGCAACGGGCAAACGACGTGCTAACTGCAAGATTTGATGTACACATTTATTGCACATGTTCTGAAAGATGATGGTAGTtgtgcttgtggtagaaaaacaagttagagaaatcttacacaaggacaagtctcttgccatgttaaagaaacaccgaacatcacagtcaaaaggctttctttcttcgggtatgtgaacaaagtgcggatcatgagtgcagcttgtaacgtccattggctttcaagagtaaggtattctcaaagttcttgtctgtaaggctgccacgtctccttgtcataacaagaccaccaaccgaaaacaaccggcctcggtggctcagtcggtagcgtgttcgccttctgatcccgagatcgcgggttcgaacccggccgaggacgcccgcaacttggtggcagggtacaagttgcttagacacgccgtcttccgcgagggacgttaaatacggggtgccgtgtgatgagctttcatcgcacgttaaagaaccctcaggtgggcaaaagcaatccacagaccgaccgctgtggcgtcgctcatgatcttagttgtctcgcgacgtaaacacccaattatatatatacaaccgaaaacagacgctccactggtgcactgctgggcagcccaacattgtacttcatgaacaccttgagcacacaaggaagatctttcaagcagtctaacgactctgaagtgcgggtcgatacccacaattcgtactccttttcccaaggcgcaagagtttttctccttccacattcaaatgtaaacaaatctgtaccgaaaaatgtacccatctgaatcgagtctttgggtaatcactgtggaaaaaaaaaaaaaaacggtgtggaACTGACCCAAACTTTAAACATTGGGTCTTCCCAGATATAGCGTTCAAAGCAATtccgaaagtaattcaaaatgcgttacgtgttacttgtaaaagtaattcaattaTAGTTATAATTACATAAAACCTAATGTAATTCaggaagtaattaattacagtaattcaatGACTTGTAATTTATTACTTTACAGGTATGGTCACAGCCTTTTTAACTTTTACCGTTCTCTGCTCCTCTATAAGGCCCACATTCCCTCAGCAGAGTGTGCTACTACGCTCCCGGATCACCTTCCCCATCCCCGACGGATCTGGATCCGATGCTGTGCACTCACATAATCTTCGGCTTTGCGGACGTTGGGAAGAACAACACGCTCATCCCGACGCACCCGGATGACGTCAGCAAATACGTCAAACTCACTGGGCTCAAGAACATCAATCCCGATCTCAAAGTGATGCTATCTGTTGGGGGCGGAGGTTATGGCAGCCCTTTTAGCAGGATGGCCAACAGTTCTGAAAGCAGACATACGTGAGCATTCATCTTTCCACTAACGGTGCAACAAGTGCTTACTGACTATGTTTGAGACACACTGGTCAGGGATGCTTTGAAAGCCTTACCAGGTTGTGCCAAACACCTAAGCATTTTACATCTTTTACACGATGTTACTTCCAACTAAGTTCACCAGCAGAATGCTTGTAGTAAATCTAAAAGAGGAAAAGAATAATATGTATAGCTTGAAAAACACAATGATTTTGTGTGCGTATAAGCTTTCAAACTAATTTATTATTAGGCCATGCCAAGAATTACATTAAAAGCACAGCGTGGCTTGTTCTCCGCAATACTTTTTGAGCCAACATTGACCTTTCAGTCTAGGAGGATAGCTATGGCTATGCTACTATGAAAAAAGTGTCCTACATTCAAAGGGTGTCGATAGTTCATAGTCTGGTTACACCTTCCACTGTCAGTTTCCTCTCATCTGCTGCCCATCTGCTTCGAAACTATAACTTCGATGGCCTCGACATTGACTGGGAGTTTCCAGCTAAATCAGAGAGAGAAAACCTGGTCCTGCTGTTAAAGGTAAGGAGACCTTATTATAACGAGCATGCATAGCGTGATTCATAATAAAACCACAACCAGACATGGCAAACAACATGACAAAGCTGCAGCTTTCAGAAAAGTACGATCAAACACTAGTATAACCAATGAACAGGATCTCAGGTGAAAAGTGCCAGGACAGACGACATGGACACAGAAGACAACATGCACTCTCCTGGAGTGCTAATCTTCAAGAAGTTACACCTGAATTATCCTACATCTGACTTCTGCTATTGTGACCCGATATCGTACAAGCAGTCCACATATTCTGCTGCAATGAATTCACAATTATGTAGTCATGCACCTATTATGACGTGGCTACGTGCCCTAAAATCAACATATTTTCTTGCTAGTCTCGAATTGCATGATCAACATGTAAAGGCATCACAACAAACTAAATTTCTCACATATATACTATATACATGCTCGTGGCTTGTGCTGAGATGGCAGTGAAGCATCGTTTCACATAAATATAATATTGAGCAGTTGTGGCAGTGGTCACAAGTCATCACTTGTGCACAAGTGTGTGTCTATCGCTGACGCACTAGGGACACAACGGAATAGATCTTGTAACCTCTCGTAATCACGTCTTTTTCAGGAAGCCAGAAAGGTTCTCAACCACCTTCTACTTTCAGTTGCTGTGGCTTCCACAGAAACCATAATTGACACAGCCTACGACGTTCCTGGTCTGGCAATGTACGTCCTAGCTTTGCGTCTTGGTTCACCAACAACAGTGGTGCGCAAATTTATTAGAAATATATCGCCAACGAATGCTGCAAAACTAATTCCTCACTAAGCATGCGCGGCCATGTTCAAGCTAGCAATTTCACCCTTCAATTAATCGCTTTTCAGGTACGTCAATTTTATCAACCTGATGTCGTATGACTACCATGTGTATCAGCCATATCTGCCATTTACGGGACACAACAGTCCACTTTTCCATCGTAAAGTAGAGCAGGGGTATTTCTCTACTTTGAATACGGTGAGTTTATTGCGTCGTAACCTCCCCGAAATGCATTTATCTCAACACCCCTGGCTCGCAATACATTTCTACACTTCAAAACAGGAACTTCGGCACCACTGCACACCCACAAAAAATAACAGCTGTTACTTTCTGGGTTACAGGCATGGTCTGCGGAATATTGGGCGTCGAGCGGGATGCCTCGTAACAAGATAATGGTCGGCATTCCGACATACGCACGGACATTTACGCTGCTCGATCCCGCCGACCATGGATTTGACGCTCCCGTTTCAGGGATTGGACCTGGTGGCGGAAGCGTGGGCTATCCATGGGTATAACTTGAGATGCTGCTCCTGCATTACCATTATAATTTTAACGTAACATACTTTCTGCAGAAACATTTAGTGTATAAATCGTGCGCTTATGCAGGTTTGTGACTTTCTCCGGAACAAAAGCACATCAGTATTTGATGATGAGAGCCAAGTTCCGTACGCTTACAAGGACACCACTTGGGTTGCCTATGACACTTTTGCGAGTATTCGTTCAAAAGTAAGTCACACAAAAGTACTTCTGCTTTGAGCATTTCCAAGTGTTGTTTTTGTAGACCTAAAAGTTGTTTTTCTTTCAGGTCATCTGGGTCAAAGCACGGCAGTTTGCTGGTGTCATGACTTTTGACCTTTGCAATGATGACACAACTGGTTCATGCAACCAAGGAAAATTTCCACTGCATAATATGATTGCCAAGATGCTTACGTAATTCATCATTACCTGCACGGCAGAAACTTCGCAAACCACGAAAGCTTACAATCACCTTTTTGATTACTGCCACACTGCAAAGCATCACCATCACACAAGTCGTGCGAGTAATTTTGATCAGAATCATTTTGTCATGTACAAACCCATAATTTTATTTGTTTAAAATAAAATGTTCCACTACATATCACTGAAGAGGTGTGCAAACCGTTCATCAGCTACACACCGCAACATATAAAAGCTTAAGCAAAGCTGCAGGCAAGGTCAGCAGCTGTGAAGTGCCAGATGTCCAAGGAAAAGTcgagacagtccctttaaaacaGCTGCCGCATAACCACACTTGTTTATCAATGCTTGTTGTTGCTTTAGTATACGATACCCTGGCTGTTGAACATTCCGCATGTTCAATTTGTATAAAAAAAAGCGTCTAAAAATACTGAATAAATTACGTAAATCAATATGCACGTGCACACGTAACGGATGTTACGAACGATGGCAACCTACGCTAAGTAAAAGAAGGTACTGTGCCGCTGACGCTTTTTGCGACACTTACAAATGCAACTGGAAATATTCCACCTCAATTGTAACAGTGGATAAGCGCAACGGAACCCTTCCAGTCTTTAAAACACTACCAGTTGGCAAAGTTCAAATTTACATTGCTTATCATTTG
This portion of the Ornithodoros turicata isolate Travis chromosome 3, ASM3712646v1, whole genome shotgun sequence genome encodes:
- the LOC135388806 gene encoding acidic mammalian chitinase-like: MKAAVVAYLVCVCTFAARRVYSVTNNDSGPHSLSRVCYYAPGSPSPSPTDLDPMLCTHIIFGFADVGKNNTLIPTHPDDVSKYVKLTGLKNINPDLKVMLSVGGGGYGSPFSRMANSSESRHTFLSSAAHLLRNYNFDGLDIDWEFPAKSERENLVLLLKEARKVLNHLLLSVAVASTETIIDTAYDVPGLAMYVNFINLMSYDYHVYQPYLPFTGHNSPLFHRKVEQGYFSTLNTAWSAEYWASSGMPRNKIMVGIPTYARTFTLLDPADHGFDAPVSGIGPGGGSVGYPWVCDFLRNKSTSVFDDESQVPYAYKDTTWVAYDTFASIRSKVIWVKARQFAGVMTFDLCNDDTTGSCNQGKFPLHNMIAKMLT